Part of the Polaribacter sp. Hel1_33_78 genome is shown below.
TAGTTCTTATATAGCCATCAGAAGATTTTCCATTGGCTTGTTCTGCAATAAAAGCCATGGGATTGCATTCGTATAATAAACGGAGTTTCCCATTAGGGTTTCTAGATCCTTTCGGATACATATAAATTCCACCTTTAATCATATTTCTATGAAAATCAGAAACCAAAGAACCAATATACCTACTTGTGTAAGGTCTTTCTCCTTCTTCCTCCTGACAGTATTTAATATATTTTTTTATCCCTAATGGAAAGTCTAAATAATTCCCTTCATTTACAGAATAAATATTACCATCTTCTGGAAACTGCATGTTTGGGTGGGATAAATAAAAAGAACCAATGGCTGGATTTAATGTAAAACCATTGACTCCATGACCAGTGGTGTAAACTAACATAGTAGAGGTGCCATAAACTACATACCCAGCAGCAACTTGCTCACTTCCTTTCTGTAAAAAATCTTTTAGCTGTACCGGTGTTCCTACAGGAGTTACTCTTCTGTATATAGAAAAAATAGTTCCTACAGAAACGTTTACATCAATATTTGAAGATCCATCTAAAGGATCAATTAAAACAACATATTTATTTTGATGTTTTTCATCTTGACTGTTTATGCTTATAAAACTGTCTTCTTCTTCACTTGCAATTCCACAAACAATATTTCTTTTTGTTAGAGTTTGAATGAATTTTTCATTGGCGTATACATCCAACTTTTGTTGGTCTTCACCTTGAATATTTGTATCGCCAGCAGTACCAAGAATATCTACTAAACCAGCTTTATTAACTTCG
Proteins encoded:
- the fbp gene encoding class 1 fructose-bisphosphatase, which encodes MTRQKETLGEFIIKNQSSFQFSSGELSRLINSIRLAAKVVNHEVNKAGLVDILGTAGDTNIQGEDQQKLDVYANEKFIQTLTKRNIVCGIASEEEDSFISINSQDEKHQNKYVVLIDPLDGSSNIDVNVSVGTIFSIYRRVTPVGTPVQLKDFLQKGSEQVAAGYVVYGTSTMLVYTTGHGVNGFTLNPAIGSFYLSHPNMQFPEDGNIYSVNEGNYLDFPLGIKKYIKYCQEEEGERPYTSRYIGSLVSDFHRNMIKGGIYMYPKGSRNPNGKLRLLYECNPMAFIAEQANGKSSDGYIRTMDVIPTELHQRVPFVCGSKNMVEKVEEFMRAHGE